In the Piscinibacter sp. XHJ-5 genome, one interval contains:
- a CDS encoding rhodanese-like domain-containing protein yields MTTISQPLVSAPAFLETRQGHVLDVRDRSEYDQGHAPGAVHLDIKRWERLARTGDGALQRVDVWESEIGALGIDGRKPVVVHDDGRMTEAARAWFILQWHGVDVQVLDGGWPVLRALQGFGPEQSANTPTPVVYRRPASHAPTVKLIARDELREALDGDVQVLDARTRNEHVGQDLRSNRRGGHLPGARSVPHAELLKADGTLKSAEKLRERLSSAGVSADRPVVTHCDAGGRAALAALAAVVAGHRDVRAYYLGFSDWAADGACPVVKP; encoded by the coding sequence ATGACAACCATCTCCCAGCCCCTTGTTTCGGCCCCTGCATTCCTCGAAACACGGCAAGGGCATGTGCTGGACGTACGGGACCGCTCCGAGTACGACCAGGGGCATGCACCGGGAGCCGTGCATCTGGACATCAAGCGCTGGGAGCGGCTGGCTCGCACGGGCGACGGTGCGCTGCAACGGGTCGATGTCTGGGAGTCCGAGATCGGTGCGCTGGGCATCGATGGCCGCAAGCCGGTCGTCGTCCACGACGACGGACGCATGACCGAGGCCGCGCGCGCCTGGTTCATCCTGCAATGGCACGGCGTCGACGTGCAGGTGCTGGATGGCGGCTGGCCGGTGCTTCGCGCACTGCAGGGCTTTGGACCCGAGCAAAGCGCGAATACGCCGACACCCGTTGTGTACAGGCGTCCCGCGTCCCATGCGCCGACGGTGAAGCTGATCGCACGGGATGAACTGCGCGAGGCATTGGACGGCGACGTGCAGGTGCTGGATGCGCGCACACGCAATGAGCATGTCGGCCAGGACCTCCGCTCGAACCGCCGAGGCGGACACCTGCCCGGAGCCCGATCGGTGCCCCATGCCGAACTGCTCAAGGCCGATGGAACGTTGAAATCCGCGGAGAAGCTGCGCGAGAGGCTGTCCTCCGCCGGCGTGTCTGCCGACCGGCCTGTGGTGACGCATTGCGATGCCGGTGGCCGTGCGGCGCTGGCGGCACTGGCCGCGGTCGTCGCGGGGCACCGCGACGTGCGCGCGTATTACCTGGGCTTCTCGGACTGGGCGGCGGACGGGGCCTGCCCGGTGGTCAAACCTTAG
- a CDS encoding DUF971 domain-containing protein translates to MSAAPFPEAIELEVAHLRLRWPDGDTVLPAQALRAECRCAHCRAALLGGHPSPVYRGIALTDAKLVGQYALQLSFSDGHARGIYPWPLLRELGSRGTDTSP, encoded by the coding sequence ATGAGCGCCGCTCCGTTCCCCGAGGCGATCGAGCTGGAGGTTGCGCATCTGCGGCTGCGATGGCCCGATGGCGACACCGTCCTTCCTGCGCAGGCGCTGCGAGCCGAGTGCCGATGCGCCCACTGCCGCGCGGCCCTGCTGGGCGGGCATCCGTCGCCGGTCTATCGAGGCATCGCGCTGACGGATGCAAAGCTCGTGGGGCAGTACGCGCTGCAGCTGAGCTTCAGCGACGGCCATGCGCGCGGCATCTATCCTTGGCCGTTGCTGCGCGAGCTGGGCTCGCGCGGTACTGACACGTCACCATGA
- a CDS encoding HEAT repeat domain-containing protein, translating into MTLVPTDTDPQVTDLQQRLASTDAGVRRVALLDFADVEDETLLPAIAALLRQDPDPALRAEAARALAGWDDGNVVDALADALADEPGVREAAAQALAELKDAAAGSRLVHRVGHEDGFVCAAVLRALKELRIAAAAGPATAALAHADAAVRREAVGVLGWLRHAPALPELAHLAQGDGDAEVRRAATGSLGLADPDRAASVLPALCAALRDAAWQVREEAATTLGKLAQPLEAGAQRAAACSALRQAMEDDYWQVRLRAARSLGRLRDATSLPVLIEALTHRAGNLRKEAAIALGEVGDVRALPALDAADADPDPEVRKAARIARQRLQ; encoded by the coding sequence ATGACCCTCGTACCGACCGATACCGATCCGCAGGTGACCGACCTGCAGCAACGCCTGGCCAGCACCGACGCCGGTGTGCGGCGCGTGGCGCTGCTCGACTTCGCCGACGTGGAGGACGAGACGCTGCTGCCGGCCATCGCCGCGCTGCTGCGCCAGGATCCCGATCCCGCGCTGCGGGCCGAGGCGGCCCGTGCGCTCGCTGGGTGGGACGATGGCAATGTGGTGGACGCGCTGGCCGATGCGCTCGCCGACGAGCCGGGGGTCCGCGAGGCGGCTGCGCAGGCGCTCGCCGAGCTCAAGGACGCTGCGGCCGGGTCGCGCCTCGTTCATCGGGTCGGCCACGAGGACGGCTTCGTCTGCGCTGCCGTGCTGCGGGCACTGAAGGAACTGCGCATCGCGGCCGCCGCCGGGCCTGCCACGGCAGCGCTGGCGCATGCCGATGCGGCCGTTCGCCGCGAGGCCGTCGGGGTGCTCGGCTGGCTCAGGCATGCACCGGCGCTGCCCGAGCTCGCGCATCTTGCCCAGGGCGATGGCGACGCCGAAGTGCGCCGCGCGGCGACCGGGTCGCTCGGCCTGGCGGATCCGGATCGAGCGGCGTCGGTGCTGCCCGCGTTGTGCGCCGCCCTGCGCGATGCCGCCTGGCAGGTGCGGGAAGAGGCCGCCACAACGCTGGGCAAGCTGGCGCAGCCCTTGGAAGCGGGCGCGCAGCGAGCCGCCGCCTGCTCGGCCTTGCGCCAGGCGATGGAGGACGACTACTGGCAGGTACGTCTGCGTGCGGCGCGATCCCTGGGCCGCCTGCGCGATGCGACGTCCCTTCCGGTGCTGATCGAAGCGCTCACGCACCGTGCCGGCAACCTGCGCAAGGAAGCCGCCATCGCGCTGGGCGAGGTGGGTGACGTGCGCGCGCTGCCCGCGTTGGACGCTGCCGACGCGGACCCCGATCCGGAAGTGCGCAAGGCTGCGCGCATCGCGCGGCAACGGCTGCAATGA
- a CDS encoding ABC transporter ATP-binding protein — protein sequence MTTLAAPHGGHIAIEHVSIEVGEGAGRFEVLHDVSIAAAPGEFICLLGPSGCGKSTLLGALAGHLRVARGALRLDGAAIEGPEPERGLVFQQHTLFPWKTVLDNVAYGLKMKGVDRPTREREAHALIEMVGLAGFERRYPRELSGGMQQRVEIARVLINHPRVLLMDEPFGALDALTRVRMQELLLELWARLGPTVVFVTHDIDEALFLADRVLVLSARPGRIVEELSVRFERPRRAEHLTHPDFVTLKRRCLALLRHDDHAPAHERLTPLGPTSAAPQWRFAT from the coding sequence ATGACGACGTTGGCGGCGCCGCACGGCGGCCACATCGCGATCGAGCACGTCAGCATCGAGGTGGGCGAAGGAGCAGGGCGCTTCGAAGTGCTGCACGACGTGTCGATCGCTGCAGCGCCGGGAGAGTTCATCTGCCTGCTGGGTCCCTCGGGCTGCGGCAAGTCGACGCTGCTCGGCGCACTCGCCGGCCATCTTCGCGTGGCGCGTGGCGCGTTGCGGCTCGATGGCGCCGCCATCGAAGGGCCCGAGCCCGAGCGCGGCCTGGTGTTCCAGCAGCACACGCTGTTTCCGTGGAAGACGGTGCTCGACAACGTCGCGTACGGACTGAAGATGAAAGGCGTGGACCGTCCCACGCGCGAACGCGAGGCGCACGCCCTGATCGAGATGGTGGGGCTGGCCGGCTTCGAGCGTCGCTATCCGCGCGAGCTCTCCGGCGGCATGCAGCAGCGCGTGGAGATCGCCCGCGTGCTCATCAACCATCCGCGCGTGCTGCTGATGGACGAGCCCTTCGGCGCGCTGGATGCGCTCACGCGGGTGCGCATGCAGGAGCTGCTGCTCGAGCTGTGGGCCCGCCTGGGGCCGACCGTCGTCTTCGTGACGCACGACATCGACGAGGCGCTGTTCCTCGCCGATCGCGTGCTCGTGCTCAGCGCGCGTCCGGGCCGCATCGTCGAGGAACTGTCGGTTCGCTTCGAGCGGCCGCGCCGCGCCGAGCACCTGACCCATCCCGACTTCGTCACGCTCAAGCGCCGCTGCCTGGCCTTGCTGCGCCATGACGATCACGCACCCGCGCACGAGCGGCTGACGCCGCTCGGACCGACGTCCGCGGCGCCGCAATGGCGCTTCGCCACCTGA
- a CDS encoding ABC transporter permease: MPSAASLPLANPPAAKSPPTRWARKSLQLASLAVCVLLWHLAAAQRLNLGLVTFANVPPPAEVLNAAWQLLQSPKLGAHLASSLMRIGFGFGAALIVGVGFGLLIGRLRWARTALLPPLEVLRPIPAVAWIPLAILMFPSSEGSMVFITFTGAVFPILLNTIHGVEAIDPRLVASARSLGTRRWRLFAEVIAPGAAPSIVTGLSIGMGTCWFCLVTAEMIAGQYGIGYFTWESYTVQNYPNIVVGMLVIGALGMGSSALIQWAGTRLMPWYRPQRELR; encoded by the coding sequence GTGCCTTCCGCGGCATCCCTGCCGCTCGCCAACCCGCCGGCGGCGAAATCGCCCCCGACCCGCTGGGCGCGCAAGTCGCTGCAGCTCGCGTCGTTGGCCGTGTGCGTGCTGCTGTGGCATCTGGCCGCCGCGCAGCGCCTGAACCTCGGCCTCGTCACCTTCGCCAACGTGCCGCCGCCGGCCGAGGTGTTGAACGCCGCATGGCAGCTGCTGCAGTCCCCGAAGCTGGGCGCGCACCTGGCGAGCAGCCTGATGCGCATCGGCTTCGGCTTTGGCGCCGCGCTGATCGTCGGCGTGGGATTCGGGCTGCTGATCGGGCGCCTGCGCTGGGCGCGCACCGCGCTGCTGCCGCCGCTGGAGGTGCTGCGCCCGATCCCCGCGGTCGCATGGATTCCGCTGGCGATCCTGATGTTTCCGTCGTCCGAGGGCAGCATGGTGTTCATCACCTTCACCGGCGCGGTGTTCCCGATCCTGCTGAACACCATCCACGGCGTGGAAGCCATCGACCCGCGCCTCGTCGCCTCGGCGCGCAGCCTCGGCACGCGCCGCTGGCGGCTGTTCGCCGAGGTGATCGCGCCGGGGGCGGCGCCCAGCATCGTCACCGGCTTGTCGATCGGCATGGGCACCTGCTGGTTCTGCCTGGTCACCGCCGAGATGATTGCCGGCCAGTACGGGATCGGCTACTTCACCTGGGAGTCGTACACGGTGCAGAACTATCCGAACATCGTCGTCGGCATGCTGGTGATCGGCGCGCTCGGCATGGGCAGCAGCGCGCTCATCCAATGGGCCGGCACGCGGCTGATGCCCTGGTACCGGCCGCAACGGGAGCTGCGATGA
- a CDS encoding ABC transporter substrate-binding protein, with amino-acid sequence MNLIKPLSALLLAGALAGAQAETIRVAIGTQDTTINCATGGLLIRELKLLEKYLPRDGKYKDVTYDIQWKNFTSGAPLTNEMVADKLDIGSMADFPGSNNGAAFLKAGKQSLFITVLSGSTLGSGNGIVVPRDSKVTLLSELKGRTISVPFASTAHGMLLRAVAAQGWDPQKDVNIITQAPEVAGPALQAGKIEAHADFVPFAELFEHRGIARKIYDGSQANTPTYHGSLVNAEYARKHPEIVIAFLRAALEADRLIAAEPEKYSELIEKVTGIDAAVNYLYHGPLGLQTRDFTWKPEYRQALRTSIETLKLMGRDSTLNADTFVDDQYIRAAFKQSGLSYEARLAQRDKLPLKANDAVTGRSIADVQRAAGIWVRGEPKVRHYASIENSLADLQKIERAGGAARAVYVHDLIHRIKLLAPTAWYAIDAKGQLSAFLQKDAAAAYAAANKGRVLDFAGARSAAKVSL; translated from the coding sequence GTGAACCTCATCAAGCCCTTGAGCGCCTTGCTGCTCGCCGGCGCGCTGGCCGGCGCGCAGGCCGAAACCATCCGCGTGGCCATCGGCACGCAGGACACCACGATCAACTGCGCCACCGGCGGCCTGCTGATCCGCGAGCTGAAGCTGCTGGAGAAGTACCTGCCGCGCGACGGAAAGTACAAGGACGTCACCTACGACATCCAGTGGAAGAACTTCACTTCCGGTGCGCCGCTGACCAACGAGATGGTGGCCGACAAGCTCGACATCGGCTCGATGGCCGACTTCCCGGGCTCCAACAACGGCGCTGCCTTCCTCAAGGCCGGCAAGCAGAGCCTGTTCATCACCGTGCTGTCGGGCAGCACGCTGGGCAGCGGCAACGGCATCGTGGTGCCCCGCGACTCGAAGGTCACGCTGCTGTCGGAACTGAAGGGCCGCACGATCTCGGTGCCCTTCGCCTCCACGGCGCACGGCATGCTGCTGCGCGCGGTGGCTGCGCAGGGCTGGGACCCGCAGAAGGACGTGAACATCATCACCCAGGCGCCGGAGGTCGCAGGCCCGGCGCTGCAGGCCGGCAAGATCGAGGCGCACGCCGACTTCGTGCCATTCGCCGAGCTCTTCGAGCACCGCGGGATCGCGCGCAAGATCTACGACGGCTCGCAGGCGAACACCCCGACCTACCACGGTTCGCTGGTCAACGCCGAATACGCGCGCAAGCATCCCGAGATCGTGATTGCCTTCCTGCGCGCGGCGCTGGAGGCCGATCGGCTGATCGCCGCAGAGCCCGAGAAGTACAGCGAGCTGATCGAGAAAGTGACTGGCATCGATGCTGCGGTGAACTATCTCTATCACGGGCCGCTGGGCCTGCAGACGCGCGACTTCACCTGGAAGCCGGAGTACCGGCAGGCGCTCAGGACTTCCATCGAGACGCTGAAGCTGATGGGCCGCGATTCGACGCTCAACGCCGACACCTTCGTCGACGACCAGTACATCCGTGCGGCCTTCAAGCAATCGGGCCTGAGCTACGAGGCGCGTCTGGCCCAGCGCGACAAGCTGCCGCTGAAGGCCAACGACGCGGTCACCGGCAGGTCCATCGCCGACGTGCAGCGCGCCGCGGGCATCTGGGTGCGCGGCGAACCCAAGGTGAGGCATTACGCCAGCATCGAGAACTCGCTGGCCGACCTGCAAAAGATCGAGCGCGCCGGCGGAGCGGCGCGTGCGGTGTACGTGCACGACCTGATCCACCGCATCAAGCTGCTGGCGCCCACGGCGTGGTACGCGATCGACGCGAAGGGGCAGCTCAGTGCGTTCCTGCAGAAGGATGCGGCCGCGGCCTATGCCGCCGCCAACAAGGGGCGCGTGCTGGACTTCGCCGGCGCCCGGTCGGCGGCAAAGGTCTCGCTGTAG
- a CDS encoding ferredoxin family protein: protein MQILAPLAFHPSAVPVTVDADKCIADKGCTVCVDVCPLDVLAIDLVKGSAYMKFDECWYCMPCEKDCPTGAVHVDIPYLLR, encoded by the coding sequence ATGCAGATCCTCGCGCCCCTCGCCTTCCACCCCAGCGCCGTTCCCGTCACGGTCGATGCCGACAAGTGCATCGCCGACAAGGGCTGCACCGTCTGCGTCGACGTCTGTCCGCTGGACGTGCTCGCCATCGATCTCGTCAAGGGGTCGGCCTACATGAAGTTCGACGAGTGCTGGTACTGCATGCCCTGCGAGAAGGACTGCCCGACCGGCGCCGTGCACGTCGACATTCCCTACCTGCTGCGATAG
- a CDS encoding fumarate reductase/succinate dehydrogenase flavoprotein subunit produces the protein MQTFEHEFDVVVVGGGTAGPMAAVKAKQANPALRVLLLDKANVKRSGAISMGMDGLNNAVIPGHATPEQYVREITIANDGIVNQKTVMAYAANSFAMIEELDRWGVRFEKDETGDYAVKKVHHMGSYVLPMPEGHDIKKVLYRQLKRARVEITNRLVATRLLTGDDGRIAGVMGFDCRTADFHVIRAKAVVLSCGAAGRLGLPASGYLFGTYENPTNSGDGYAMAYHAGAELSGIECFQINPLIKDYNGPACAYVTGPFGGYTTNAAGQRFIECDYWSGQMMWEFHQELHGGKGPVFLKLDHLAEETISTIETILHTNERPSRGRFHAGRGTDYRERMVEMHISEIGLCSGHSASGVWVDEHAQTTVPGLHAAGDMACVPHNYMLGAFVYGRLAGESSAEFCQAHDFAPLDGAQVEQERARVWAPLQREDGLPPNQVEYKLRRMVNDYLQPPKVTRKMEIGLERFEAIREDLERLKASEPHELMRALEVHAIRDCAEMAARASLYRTESRWGLYHARVDFPERNDAEWFCHAQLKKGERGEMQSFKRPIEPYIVPVADTERDAYRRLRIATPLGAVPA, from the coding sequence ATGCAGACCTTCGAGCATGAGTTCGATGTTGTCGTGGTCGGCGGCGGCACGGCCGGCCCCATGGCCGCCGTGAAGGCGAAGCAGGCAAACCCCGCCTTGCGCGTGCTGCTGCTGGACAAAGCCAACGTCAAGCGCAGCGGCGCCATCTCCATGGGCATGGACGGGCTGAACAACGCCGTCATTCCCGGCCACGCGACGCCGGAGCAGTACGTGCGCGAGATCACCATCGCGAACGACGGCATCGTCAATCAGAAGACGGTGATGGCCTACGCAGCGAACAGCTTCGCGATGATCGAGGAGCTGGACCGCTGGGGCGTTCGCTTCGAGAAGGACGAGACCGGCGACTACGCCGTGAAGAAGGTGCACCACATGGGCAGCTACGTGCTCCCCATGCCCGAGGGGCACGACATCAAGAAGGTGCTGTACCGCCAGCTGAAGCGGGCACGGGTGGAGATCACCAACCGGCTGGTGGCGACGCGCCTGCTCACCGGCGACGACGGGCGCATCGCGGGCGTGATGGGCTTCGACTGCCGCACCGCCGACTTCCACGTCATCCGGGCCAAGGCCGTGGTGCTGAGTTGCGGCGCGGCAGGGCGCCTGGGCCTGCCGGCTTCGGGCTACCTCTTCGGCACCTACGAGAACCCGACCAACTCAGGCGACGGCTACGCCATGGCGTATCACGCCGGCGCCGAGCTCTCGGGCATCGAGTGCTTCCAGATCAACCCGCTGATCAAGGACTACAACGGGCCGGCCTGCGCCTACGTCACCGGCCCCTTCGGCGGCTACACCACCAACGCGGCGGGGCAGCGCTTCATCGAGTGCGACTACTGGAGCGGCCAGATGATGTGGGAATTCCACCAGGAGCTGCACGGCGGCAAGGGCCCGGTGTTTCTCAAGCTCGACCACTTGGCCGAAGAGACGATCTCGACGATCGAGACGATCCTGCACACCAACGAACGGCCCAGCCGCGGCCGCTTCCACGCCGGGCGCGGCACCGACTACCGCGAGCGCATGGTGGAAATGCACATCTCCGAGATCGGCCTGTGCAGCGGCCATTCGGCGTCCGGCGTGTGGGTCGACGAGCACGCGCAGACGACCGTGCCCGGGCTCCACGCCGCCGGCGACATGGCCTGCGTGCCGCACAACTACATGCTGGGCGCCTTCGTGTATGGCCGCCTGGCGGGCGAGAGCAGCGCGGAGTTCTGTCAGGCGCACGACTTTGCGCCGCTGGACGGCGCGCAGGTCGAGCAGGAGCGTGCGCGCGTCTGGGCGCCGCTGCAGCGCGAAGACGGCCTGCCGCCCAACCAGGTCGAATACAAGCTGCGCCGCATGGTCAACGACTACCTCCAGCCGCCGAAGGTCACGCGCAAGATGGAGATCGGACTGGAGCGCTTCGAGGCCATCCGCGAGGACCTGGAACGGCTCAAGGCGAGCGAGCCCCATGAGCTGATGCGTGCCCTCGAGGTACATGCGATCCGCGACTGCGCCGAGATGGCGGCGCGCGCGTCGCTGTACCGCACCGAAAGCCGCTGGGGGCTGTATCACGCGCGCGTCGACTTTCCAGAGCGCAACGACGCCGAGTGGTTCTGCCACGCCCAGCTGAAAAAGGGCGAACGCGGCGAGATGCAGAGTTTCAAGCGCCCGATCGAGCCCTACATCGTTCCCGTCGCCGACACCGAGCGCGACGCCTACCGGCGCCTGCGCATCGCGACTCCGCTGGGCGCCGTCCCCGCATGA
- a CDS encoding GntR family transcriptional regulator: protein MKSNTAELIPLPSGPLHAQIKNTLRARILDGSCAPLSQLPSESELGASFGVSRITVRQAMADLQREGLIYTLQGKGSFVSRPKAFQNVSSLMGFAESMSAMGHEVVNQLLDLRFIAADAQVAQRLQMAEGAAVTEIRRVRLLDREPVSLELTYVPAPLGRKLAQADLLTRDIFLIIENECALPLGHADLKIDATLADAQMAAALRIGEGAPVMRIERLTHDTHHRPIDFEFLYFRADTFQYRLRVDRQRHQDA from the coding sequence ATGAAGTCGAACACCGCCGAGCTGATCCCATTGCCCAGTGGCCCGCTGCACGCGCAGATCAAGAACACGCTGCGTGCGCGCATCCTCGACGGCAGCTGCGCGCCGCTGTCGCAGCTGCCCTCCGAGAGCGAGCTGGGCGCGAGCTTCGGCGTCAGCCGCATCACGGTGCGCCAGGCGATGGCAGATCTGCAGCGCGAAGGGCTCATCTACACGTTGCAGGGCAAGGGCAGCTTCGTCTCGCGGCCCAAGGCGTTCCAGAACGTCAGCAGCCTGATGGGATTCGCCGAGTCGATGTCGGCGATGGGCCACGAGGTGGTCAACCAGCTGCTCGACCTGCGCTTCATCGCGGCGGACGCGCAGGTGGCTCAGCGTCTGCAAATGGCAGAGGGTGCGGCGGTGACCGAGATCCGCCGCGTGCGCCTGCTCGACCGGGAACCGGTGTCGCTGGAGCTCACCTACGTGCCGGCGCCGCTGGGGCGCAAGCTCGCCCAGGCCGATCTGCTCACACGCGACATCTTTCTCATCATCGAAAACGAGTGCGCCCTGCCGCTCGGCCATGCCGATCTGAAGATCGACGCCACGCTGGCAGACGCGCAGATGGCCGCGGCCCTGCGCATCGGCGAGGGCGCGCCGGTGATGCGCATCGAGCGACTGACGCACGACACCCATCACAGGCCGATCGACTTCGAGTTCCTCTACTTCCGCGCCGACACGTTCCAGTACCGGCTGCGCGTCGACCGCCAACGCCATCAGGACGCCTGA
- a CDS encoding fatty acid desaturase, with amino-acid sequence MPPASPDHPSHAEWPTWGLMAAIHCGWLLAARHAQALGPLPACVVLAILACWFMSFQHELLHGHPTRHQAVNRWLGLLPLAVWYPYDIYRATHLAHHRDETLTLPGIDPESNYIAAGDFAKMPRWFRPLWFAQRTVAGRVLLGPALVIVPLWLDIVRKPWRGDFSQSRLWAQHLLLLGALLWGLHRYAGIGPVQYLFGVGYPALGLAMLRSFYEHRPANDPAHRVVINEAGWFWRLLFLNNNYHAVHHEAPHVPWYRIRAHYLADRDRVLHRNGRFLVHGYGALMRRHALRPIDSPIHPEARP; translated from the coding sequence ATGCCGCCCGCATCACCCGACCATCCGTCGCACGCAGAGTGGCCGACCTGGGGCCTGATGGCGGCCATCCATTGCGGTTGGCTGCTCGCCGCGCGGCATGCCCAGGCGCTCGGTCCGCTGCCGGCTTGTGTCGTGCTCGCGATCCTCGCGTGCTGGTTCATGAGCTTCCAGCATGAACTGCTGCACGGTCATCCGACGCGACACCAGGCCGTGAACCGATGGCTCGGGTTGCTGCCGCTCGCAGTCTGGTACCCGTACGACATCTACCGCGCCACACATCTCGCCCACCACCGTGACGAGACCTTGACGCTGCCCGGCATCGATCCCGAGAGCAACTACATCGCGGCTGGCGACTTCGCCAAGATGCCGCGCTGGTTCAGGCCATTGTGGTTCGCGCAACGCACGGTTGCCGGCCGCGTGCTGCTCGGCCCCGCCCTCGTCATCGTCCCTCTCTGGCTGGACATCGTCCGCAAGCCATGGCGCGGCGACTTCTCGCAGTCGCGCCTGTGGGCGCAGCACCTGTTGCTGCTGGGCGCATTGCTGTGGGGACTCCATCGCTACGCCGGGATCGGGCCAGTGCAGTACCTGTTCGGCGTGGGTTACCCCGCGCTCGGCCTGGCCATGCTGCGCTCGTTCTACGAGCATCGGCCGGCCAACGATCCGGCCCACCGTGTGGTCATCAACGAAGCCGGATGGTTCTGGCGGCTGCTGTTCCTCAACAACAACTACCATGCGGTCCACCATGAGGCACCCCACGTACCGTGGTACCGCATCCGGGCGCACTACCTGGCCGATCGCGATCGTGTGCTGCATCGCAACGGACGCTTCCTGGTCCACGGCTACGGCGCGCTGATGCGGCGCCATGCCCTGAGGCCCATCGATTCACCGATCCATCCGGAAGCCCGCCCATGA
- a CDS encoding PhnD/SsuA/transferrin family substrate-binding protein, with protein MSDCCASLPMYDVDRDAVQAWWRCLARAMRAEGLAGVPSRVEWPQDLNAHWRDPTLLLSQACGYPLVTGLADAVEVVGAFRYAAPGCEGIDYRSELVAREQDASRGIEHFRGRVAAFNARGSHSGCNALRALVAPLADRGRFFSRAVRSGSHRESIALVRDGHADIAAVDCVSLALFRLHAPELLKGLRIVGSTAAAPGLPLVTSRRRPPDEVQALRRALIAACTEPAFDGQREALLIEGFEAAAAPCWDRIDLMRRAGEALVDFD; from the coding sequence ATGAGCGACTGCTGTGCATCGCTGCCGATGTACGACGTCGATCGCGACGCGGTGCAAGCCTGGTGGCGCTGCCTCGCCCGCGCCATGCGCGCCGAAGGGCTCGCGGGAGTGCCATCGCGGGTCGAATGGCCGCAAGATCTGAACGCGCACTGGCGCGACCCCACGCTGCTGCTGAGCCAGGCGTGCGGATACCCGCTGGTCACAGGGCTCGCGGATGCGGTCGAGGTCGTCGGCGCATTCCGCTATGCAGCACCGGGCTGCGAGGGCATTGACTACCGTAGCGAGCTGGTGGCGCGGGAGCAGGACGCCAGCCGGGGTATCGAGCACTTCCGCGGGCGCGTGGCAGCGTTCAACGCGCGCGGGTCCCACTCGGGATGCAACGCGCTGCGCGCGCTGGTGGCGCCGCTGGCGGACCGAGGACGGTTCTTCTCCCGCGCGGTCCGATCGGGATCGCATCGCGAATCCATCGCGCTGGTTCGGGACGGGCACGCCGACATCGCTGCGGTCGACTGCGTCAGCCTGGCTCTTTTCAGACTGCACGCACCCGAGCTGCTGAAGGGACTGCGCATTGTCGGCAGCACGGCGGCCGCGCCGGGCTTGCCGCTGGTGACATCGCGCCGCCGGCCGCCGGACGAGGTGCAAGCGCTGCGACGTGCGTTGATCGCCGCCTGTACCGAGCCTGCCTTCGATGGACAGCGCGAAGCGCTCCTCATCGAAGGATTCGAAGCGGCTGCAGCGCCTTGCTGGGATCGCATCGACCTGATGCGTCGCGCCGGCGAGGCGCTGGTCGACTTCGACTGA
- a CDS encoding rhodanese-like domain-containing protein, whose protein sequence is MTALLVELPRPSVLEEARSLAREAKLPYSGGVAPADAWALARSGQAVLVDVRSAEERTFVGRVPDSLHVPWATGTSLTRNPRFVRELEAKVGKQAIVLLLCRSGKRSALAAEAATKAGFQSVFNVLEGFEGELDAQQQRGHFDGWRHRGLPWAQD, encoded by the coding sequence ATGACTGCCCTGCTTGTCGAACTGCCCCGCCCGAGCGTCCTGGAGGAAGCACGCTCGCTTGCACGCGAAGCCAAGCTGCCCTATTCGGGCGGCGTGGCACCGGCCGACGCATGGGCGCTGGCCCGCAGCGGCCAGGCGGTGCTGGTGGACGTGCGCTCCGCCGAGGAGCGCACATTCGTGGGTCGCGTGCCCGACAGCCTGCACGTGCCCTGGGCGACCGGCACGAGCCTGACGCGCAATCCGCGCTTCGTGCGCGAGCTGGAGGCCAAGGTAGGCAAGCAGGCCATCGTGCTGCTGCTGTGCCGCAGCGGCAAGCGCTCGGCACTTGCCGCCGAGGCGGCGACCAAGGCCGGCTTCCAGAGCGTCTTCAATGTGCTCGAGGGCTTCGAAGGCGAGCTCGATGCGCAGCAGCAGCGTGGCCACTTCGACGGCTGGCGTCATCGCGGCCTGCCGTGGGCACAAGACTGA